The region AACAAAGAGCGCCTGGGGCCACAATCCCGCCAGGCGCACACAGAGTCTCTGGTAACCAAAACTGCAACCCGGTCAACCTACCACGGATTTCCCCGCCATGGTCAATGTTGGGCGGAATCTTCGGGCAACTGGGTGATCATGGCGGTGAGCCCCGCCACATCCAGCAGATCGGCGGGCCGGACCGTCACCCCGTGCCGGACGTAGTGGAAGGCGGCGCCCACCCGGTCGACCGGCACCCCGGCCAACTCCGCCCAGGCCAACCGGTACACGGCCAACTGCACGGCGGCCACCTCCGCCGCCGGCCCCGTCGGTTGTGCACCGGTCTTCCAGTCGACCACGTCGAACCGCCCACCCGGCCGGGCGAAGACCGCGTCCATCCGCCCCCGCACCACGACCCCGGCGATCACCGTGGCGAACGGCACCTCCACCTCCACCGGCGACCGCTCGGCCCACTCGCTGGCCAGGAACCGCTCCTGCAGCTCGACCAGTGCCTCGTCGGGCGCGGCATCCGCGTCGGCCGCACCGGGCAACTCGTCCAGATCCAGCAGCCGGTCAGCGCCGAAACGCTGCTCCAACCAGGCGTGGAAGGCGGTGCCTCGACGGGCGTACGGGTTGGGCTCGCTCGGCACCGGACGGCGCAGCGTACGGGCCAGCCCTGCCGGGTCACGCCGCAACGCCACCAGCTGGGTGACGCTCAACTGCCCGGGCAGGGCCACCTCGACGGCACCGGAGAGTCTGGTCAGCTCAGCCCGTTCGGCCAGCAGCAGATCCGCCTCGCGCTGCCAGCGCGCCACCTCCGGGTCCACCTCCGGCGCTGCTTCCTGCTCGACCGACGCCGGCAGCCCGGCCTGCACCGCCCCGACCGGCCCGGCAGGCACCGCCCCGACCGGCCCGGCGGGCACCGCCCCGGCCGGCCCGGCAGGCACCGCGCCCGGGCCGTCGGTCATCAGGCGGCGCACCAACCCAGCCGCCTCCGCCAGTGCCGGCCGGCGGCCACCCAGCGGGTCGGCCGGCCACTCCGCGCGGAGCACCACCTCGGCCGTGGGGTTCGTCGCATCCGGGGTCGGCTCCGGCGCCCACGCGTCGATCAGGTGCCCCGGCCCGCCGTCGAGGCACGCGTCGTACACCTCGCGGAGGAACACCGACGGACCCCGCGGCCGCTTGGTGCCCTCCCCCCACCAGTAGCCGGAGCAGAGCAGCAACCGGCGCGGCCGGGTGACCGCCACGTACGTCAGCCGGCGCTCCTCCCGCTCGTCGTGGGCCCGCCACGCGTCGGTGAAGTCGTTCACCGCTCGGGCGACAGCCCGCTGGTCGGCCGCCTCGTCGAGCGCCAGTTCGGGCAACCCGTCCGCGTCACCGCGCAACGGGAACGGCAGCACGCCCAGCCCACCCAGCCAGTGGTCGGAGTTGCGGACCGGGCCCGGCCACAGCCCACGGCTCAGCCCGGCCACCGCCACAACGTCCCACTCCAGGCCCTTGGCGGCGTGTGCGGTGACCACCTGCACCGCGCCCTCCACCACCTCGACCTCGCCCGGTGCCAGACCGCGCTCCTCGTCCTCGGCAGCGGCCAGGTAGGACAGGAAGCCGGAGAGCGTGGCACCCGGGGTCTCCCCGCTGAAGCGGGCCGCCACATCCCCCAGCGCGTCCAGATGGCCCCGGGCCAGGCCCGCGTCGCCGGCACCGTCCCGGCCGGCCCGCACCGCGACCTCCACGTCCAGGCCGATGGTCCGCTCGATGTCCGCGATCAGGTCCGGCAGGGCCTGGTCCAGCCGGTAGCGCAGCAGGGCCAACTCCAGCCCGTACGCGCGCAGCCGCGCGAAACCCTCCGCCGAGTACGCCTGCGCCGGGCCGAGATCGGCCAGTGCCTCCACCAGGGTCGCCTCGTCCAGCAGGTCGGGGCTGATGTCCGACGCCTCGTCGGCGGCCACCTGCCGTCGGGCGTTCGCGATGGCCCGAGCCCGCCGGTGCAGCGCCACCAGGTCCCGTGGCCCGATCCGCCAACGGGCGCCGGTGAGCAACCGCAACAGCGCGGCACCGTCGGTCGGGTCGGCCAGCACCCGCAGCGTGCAGACCACGTCGCGGACCTCGGGAGTGTCCAGCAGGCCGCCCAGCCCGACCACCTCCACCGGAAGACCGCGCTCGCGCAGCGCCGACTCGATCGCCGGTATCTGGCTGCGTACCCGGACCAGCACGGCCGTCGTCGGGCGCTGCGCCACCGGGATGTGCTCGGGAGCCGCGCCCGGCATCCGGGCGGCCCCACGCCACGCGGCGACCACGCTGTCCGCGATCCAGTCCGCCTCGTCGGCGTACGTCGACAGCATCGCGCAGTGCACGGTGCCGCCGGCCGCACCGCCGGGGCTGCGGTGCGGGATCGGCTCCCGGACGCTCAACGCGGAGCGCAGCTCCGGCACCCGGGCGCCCGCCGCGCGCAGCGGAGTGGACAGCGCGTTCGCCACCCGGAGGATCTCGGGGCGGTTGCGCCAACTCGTGGTGAGGCCGAGCGCCTGGGCGGGTCGACCGTCGGCGCGGGCGAACTCGGCGGGGAACCGGTCCAGGGTGCCGGCGCTGGCCCCCCGCCAGCCGTAGATGGACTGGCACGGATCGCCGACCGCGGTCACCGGGTGCCCGCCGCCGAACAGCGCGTTGAGCAGCACCACCTGGGCGTGGCTGGTGTCCTGGTACTCGTCGAGCAGCACCACCCGGAACCGGTCCCGCTCGATCTGACCGACCGCCGGGTGGTCCCGGGCCACCCGGGCCGCCCGCGCGAGCTGGTCGGCGAAGTCCATCGCCTCGAAGTCCTCCTTGCGCCGGGCGTACGCCCGCACCAGCGGCAGCAGGCGCAGCCGGGTCTGTTGCAGGGCGAGCGCCTTGCGCACGTCGGCGTACACCCGGCCCGGCCGGGACTGCACCTCGGCGAAGAACCGACCTGTCCAGGCCGCCAGCTGGTCCGGTGCCACCAGGTGCTCGTCCAGCTCGCCGGCGAGCGCCAGCACCGCGTCGG is a window of Micromonospora sp. WMMD961 DNA encoding:
- a CDS encoding UvrD-helicase domain-containing protein — translated: MTQPTLFGAGPAPTPRLADSGPRYTPTELAKLLRLPAPTREQAAIIAAPVEPLLVVAGAGSGKTETMAARVVWLVANSYVRPEQILGLTFTRKAAGELAHRVRTRLDQLIRRVGRQGRDPLDDPLAGEPTVSTYHSYAGRIVTEHGLRAGYEPSTRLLTEASRWQLVDLLVRNYDGDMSEVDRMPSTITDAVLALAGELDEHLVAPDQLAAWTGRFFAEVQSRPGRVYADVRKALALQQTRLRLLPLVRAYARRKEDFEAMDFADQLARAARVARDHPAVGQIERDRFRVVLLDEYQDTSHAQVVLLNALFGGGHPVTAVGDPCQSIYGWRGASAGTLDRFPAEFARADGRPAQALGLTTSWRNRPEILRVANALSTPLRAAGARVPELRSALSVREPIPHRSPGGAAGGTVHCAMLSTYADEADWIADSVVAAWRGAARMPGAAPEHIPVAQRPTTAVLVRVRSQIPAIESALRERGLPVEVVGLGGLLDTPEVRDVVCTLRVLADPTDGAALLRLLTGARWRIGPRDLVALHRRARAIANARRQVAADEASDISPDLLDEATLVEALADLGPAQAYSAEGFARLRAYGLELALLRYRLDQALPDLIADIERTIGLDVEVAVRAGRDGAGDAGLARGHLDALGDVAARFSGETPGATLSGFLSYLAAAEDEERGLAPGEVEVVEGAVQVVTAHAAKGLEWDVVAVAGLSRGLWPGPVRNSDHWLGGLGVLPFPLRGDADGLPELALDEAADQRAVARAVNDFTDAWRAHDEREERRLTYVAVTRPRRLLLCSGYWWGEGTKRPRGPSVFLREVYDACLDGGPGHLIDAWAPEPTPDATNPTAEVVLRAEWPADPLGGRRPALAEAAGLVRRLMTDGPGAVPAGPAGAVPAGPVGAVPAGPVGAVQAGLPASVEQEAAPEVDPEVARWQREADLLLAERAELTRLSGAVEVALPGQLSVTQLVALRRDPAGLARTLRRPVPSEPNPYARRGTAFHAWLEQRFGADRLLDLDELPGAADADAAPDEALVELQERFLASEWAERSPVEVEVPFATVIAGVVVRGRMDAVFARPGGRFDVVDWKTGAQPTGPAAEVAAVQLAVYRLAWAELAGVPVDRVGAAFHYVRHGVTVRPADLLDVAGLTAMITQLPEDSAQH